A stretch of the Halomonas sp. CH40 genome encodes the following:
- a CDS encoding TRAP transporter small permease, with product MTDEEAEKHYSSGLPGILGSIDTLISKFEAIILAVGVLLMATNTVANVIGRFLLGESLFFTGEVNRILIIMITFAGIGYAARHGRHIRMSAIYDSLPVGGRRVLMVIIALFTSLVMFFLAYYSVHYILTLYDRGRILPALGFPIYIIYIWVPLGFFVTGLQYLFTAIKNLRSHDVYLSTSVVDGYKDTETEV from the coding sequence ATGACCGACGAAGAAGCTGAAAAGCATTATTCCTCTGGCCTGCCCGGTATTCTGGGTAGCATTGACACGCTGATAAGTAAGTTTGAAGCGATAATTCTCGCTGTCGGCGTATTATTAATGGCCACCAATACCGTCGCCAATGTCATCGGACGCTTTCTGCTCGGGGAAAGCTTGTTTTTCACCGGTGAGGTCAATCGTATCCTGATCATCATGATTACCTTTGCGGGTATTGGGTATGCAGCGCGTCATGGGCGCCACATACGTATGTCTGCCATCTATGATTCTCTTCCAGTGGGAGGACGCCGTGTCTTGATGGTGATAATCGCGCTTTTCACCTCTCTGGTGATGTTTTTCCTGGCTTATTACTCTGTTCATTATATTCTCACCCTATATGACAGAGGACGCATCTTACCCGCACTTGGCTTTCCAATTTATATTATCTATATCTGGGTGCCCCTAGGCTTTTTTGTCACTGGCCTACAGTACTTGTTTACAGCCATCAAAAACCTCAGATCGCATGATGTCTATTTGTCGACCTCGGTCGTCGACGGTTACAAGGACACAGAAACGGAAGTCTGA
- a CDS encoding chalcone isomerase family protein yields the protein MWIHKRLTAWLIAGLLLATTAMAQAESVTENGESFSRTVEENGQRYELLGSGVFKYMIWTAYAGAYYQGEGVTDPQPLSEVPRRLELAYFHDIDAEDFAEATLETIQKNLTLYEFNQVKDDIEALNARYRSVEEGDRYVLSWDGEQLRLALNGEVLFEGGDADAASAMFGIWLGETPLGEDFRDELLARQ from the coding sequence ATGTGGATTCATAAACGTCTTACAGCTTGGCTGATAGCTGGGCTGCTTCTGGCCACAACCGCAATGGCACAGGCGGAAAGCGTCACCGAGAACGGCGAGTCTTTCAGCCGCACGGTAGAAGAAAATGGCCAGCGCTATGAGCTGTTAGGCAGCGGTGTGTTCAAGTATATGATCTGGACGGCCTATGCCGGGGCCTACTATCAGGGTGAAGGTGTTACAGACCCTCAGCCGCTGAGCGAGGTACCAAGGCGCCTGGAGCTGGCGTATTTTCATGATATTGACGCCGAAGATTTCGCCGAAGCCACGCTGGAAACTATCCAGAAAAACCTGACGTTGTATGAATTCAATCAGGTCAAAGACGATATCGAAGCCCTGAACGCCCGCTATCGCAGTGTGGAAGAGGGTGACCGCTATGTACTCAGCTGGGATGGCGAGCAGCTGCGGCTGGCCCTGAACGGTGAGGTGTTGTTTGAAGGCGGCGATGCGGATGCGGCCAGCGCCATGTTTGGCATCTGGTTGGGTGAAACGCCACTTGGCGAAGATTTTCGTGATGAACTGCTGGCACGCCAATAG
- a CDS encoding ATP-binding cassette domain-containing protein, protein MIALRQVALQRGTQRLLDNADLTLNDGVKAGIIGANGAGKSSLFKLLLGELGVDQGEIEMSGNQRIAHMAQEVDALDRAIIDYVLDGDIALRRAQADLAEAQVSGAAHREAELHGLIETLDGYRAESRAAQLLVGLGFVQADLQRPLSDFSGGWRMRVNLARTLFMPSDLLLLDEPTNHLDLDALLWLEQWLTRYPGTLLLISHDRDFLDAVCDHIVHMHQQSVELYRGNYSRFERTRAEKLALQRAEAAKQQARREEIERFINRFKAQATKARQAQSRVKMLERMGDIAIAHVDSPFHFRLPAADKTSHPLLVLDQAQLGYQSREGDIVQLDKVNVTLLPGSRIGLLGPNGAGKSTLIKSLIGQLPLLAGKRVPGEHLKIGYFAQHQLESLDINATPFMHVQRLSPTASDQDIRNFLGGFGFAGDDAFGEVATFSGGEKARLALALVAWQKPNLLLLDEPTNHLDLEMREALTEALASFEGTVILVSHDRHLLRASVDEFWRVADHRVEPFDGDLDDYRQWLKERLESQRRDARSDKSERQDQQASGDSREARKAARKAAAEMREKLRPIKKVRDQAEKAMEKEQNALTTLEEQLADPALYTDASRKAELTNALAKQADIKARLDDAEQRWLAAEEELEAAEADLLEAEKG, encoded by the coding sequence ATGATCGCACTGCGCCAGGTCGCGCTACAACGCGGCACACAACGGCTACTCGATAACGCTGACCTTACTCTCAACGATGGCGTTAAAGCCGGCATTATCGGCGCCAATGGCGCGGGCAAATCCAGCCTGTTCAAGCTCTTGCTGGGCGAACTGGGCGTGGATCAGGGCGAGATTGAAATGAGCGGCAATCAGCGCATTGCCCACATGGCCCAGGAAGTGGATGCCCTTGACCGCGCCATTATCGATTATGTGTTGGACGGTGACATCGCCTTGCGCCGGGCACAAGCCGACCTGGCGGAGGCCCAGGTCTCAGGGGCCGCCCACCGCGAAGCGGAGCTGCATGGCCTGATTGAAACCCTGGACGGCTACCGCGCAGAATCACGCGCCGCTCAGCTACTGGTCGGCCTGGGGTTTGTACAGGCGGATCTGCAGCGTCCGCTGTCCGATTTTTCCGGCGGTTGGCGCATGCGCGTCAACCTGGCCCGCACCCTGTTCATGCCATCTGACCTTCTGCTACTCGATGAGCCTACCAACCACCTGGATCTTGATGCCCTGCTGTGGCTGGAACAGTGGCTGACCCGCTACCCGGGCACCTTGCTGCTGATTTCCCATGATCGTGATTTTCTCGACGCCGTCTGTGACCATATTGTGCATATGCACCAGCAAAGCGTAGAGCTCTACCGGGGCAACTACTCGCGCTTTGAACGCACCCGGGCTGAAAAACTCGCCTTGCAGCGCGCAGAAGCGGCCAAGCAGCAGGCTCGGCGCGAAGAGATCGAGCGATTTATCAACCGCTTCAAGGCCCAGGCCACCAAGGCCCGCCAGGCCCAAAGCCGGGTCAAGATGCTTGAGCGCATGGGCGATATTGCCATTGCCCATGTGGATTCGCCTTTCCACTTTCGCCTGCCTGCCGCCGATAAAACCTCGCACCCCTTATTAGTGCTGGATCAGGCCCAGCTGGGTTACCAAAGTAGAGAGGGTGATATCGTCCAGCTGGATAAGGTCAACGTCACGCTATTACCCGGCAGCCGGATCGGCCTGCTGGGCCCAAATGGGGCGGGTAAATCCACCCTGATCAAGAGCCTGATTGGCCAACTGCCCCTGCTGGCAGGCAAGCGCGTCCCCGGCGAGCACCTGAAGATTGGGTACTTTGCCCAACATCAGTTGGAAAGCCTGGATATCAACGCGACCCCTTTCATGCACGTTCAGCGCCTGTCGCCTACCGCCAGCGACCAGGACATCCGCAACTTTCTCGGCGGTTTTGGCTTTGCCGGAGACGATGCCTTTGGCGAGGTAGCCACTTTCTCCGGCGGCGAAAAAGCCCGCCTGGCACTGGCGCTGGTGGCCTGGCAGAAACCTAACCTGCTGCTGCTTGACGAGCCTACCAACCACCTTGACCTGGAAATGCGCGAAGCGCTGACCGAGGCGCTGGCCAGCTTCGAGGGCACCGTTATTCTGGTCTCCCACGACCGCCATCTGCTGCGCGCCAGCGTGGATGAATTCTGGCGCGTGGCCGACCACAGGGTTGAGCCCTTTGATGGCGACCTGGACGACTACCGCCAATGGCTGAAAGAGCGCCTTGAATCACAACGCCGCGATGCCCGCAGTGACAAGAGTGAGCGCCAGGATCAACAAGCCAGTGGAGACAGCCGCGAAGCGCGCAAGGCGGCGCGTAAAGCCGCTGCAGAGATGCGCGAAAAGCTCAGGCCGATCAAAAAGGTGCGTGATCAGGCCGAAAAAGCCATGGAAAAGGAACAAAATGCCCTGACGACACTGGAAGAACAGCTGGCTGACCCGGCGCTATACACCGATGCCAGCCGCAAAGCGGAGCTGACTAACGCACTGGCCAAACAGGCAGATATCAAAGCCCGCCTGGATGACGCCGAACAGCGCTGGCTAGCCGCCGAGGAAGAACTTGAAGCCGCTGAGGCGGACTTACTGGAAGCTGAAAAGGGTTAA
- the dtd gene encoding D-aminoacyl-tRNA deacylase, whose translation MKALIQRVTRASVEVEGRTVGQIDQGLLVLVGVEKGDDQARADNLLHKLLNYRVFSDAQGKMNLNVQQAGGSLLLVSQFTLAASTRKGLRPSFSSAAPPEEGERLFNYLVAQAQSGDVPVATGEFGANMQVALVNDGPVTFMLES comes from the coding sequence ATGAAGGCATTGATACAGCGAGTGACGCGGGCCAGCGTTGAGGTTGAGGGCAGGACTGTAGGCCAGATTGACCAAGGGCTGCTGGTGCTGGTGGGAGTGGAAAAAGGCGATGACCAAGCCCGTGCCGATAACCTGCTGCATAAGCTTTTGAACTACCGCGTGTTCAGCGATGCACAAGGTAAGATGAACCTCAATGTTCAGCAGGCAGGCGGTAGCTTGCTACTGGTTTCCCAGTTCACCCTGGCCGCCAGCACCCGCAAAGGCCTGCGGCCGAGTTTTTCCAGCGCCGCCCCGCCGGAGGAAGGCGAGCGGCTGTTCAATTATCTGGTGGCCCAGGCGCAATCAGGGGATGTGCCGGTGGCCACCGGAGAGTTCGGCGCCAATATGCAGGTCGCGCTGGTTAACGATGGCCCCGTTACCTTTATGCTTGAAAGCTGA
- a CDS encoding ISL3 family transposase codes for MDGTQILTLGLGLEAPWILKDQHLDTAASPHRLELYVEAERGSLYPCPECGKACQAHDFADKTWRHLNFFQHHCYLHARVPRTKCPEHGVKRIKVPWARPGSDFTLLFEQAAMSLVKEMPVLAVSRQLEISDKRLWRIVHHYVNRMLGELDLSNVTMVGVDETASRRGHRYVTVFLDMQRKQEPVIFAVPGCGKDTIKAFSAFLAAHGGDVDNVVEVVCDMSPAFLSGVTESLPKAEVTVDWFHIVQTFTKRLDEVRKKERREQKHPKSLRWALLKSLENENHTPKQISALQELVADQSATADAWVIKEKLSWIQKASTPRAARWRITNYLKIMKAAVSEKPLLKPMGKALETLERHAKAVVRRWHSGLTNARLEGMNGLFQAARSRARGYRNEANFIAMIYLIGSPVGRLLDQAKST; via the coding sequence ATGGACGGCACCCAGATTTTAACACTCGGCCTTGGCCTGGAAGCGCCCTGGATTCTCAAGGATCAGCACCTGGATACCGCTGCGTCGCCTCACCGCCTGGAGCTGTATGTCGAGGCGGAGCGTGGCAGCCTCTATCCCTGTCCAGAGTGCGGTAAGGCCTGCCAAGCCCACGACTTTGCTGACAAAACCTGGCGACATCTGAACTTCTTTCAGCACCATTGTTACTTGCATGCTCGCGTCCCTCGTACAAAGTGTCCTGAACATGGCGTCAAACGCATAAAGGTGCCCTGGGCGCGGCCCGGCAGTGACTTTACCCTGTTGTTCGAGCAGGCGGCCATGTCGCTCGTCAAGGAGATGCCAGTGCTGGCTGTCTCCCGGCAGTTGGAGATTTCCGACAAACGACTATGGCGCATCGTGCACCACTACGTGAACCGCATGCTGGGAGAGCTGGATCTGTCCAATGTGACCATGGTTGGCGTGGACGAAACCGCGTCCCGACGCGGGCATCGTTACGTCACCGTGTTCCTCGATATGCAGCGCAAGCAGGAACCGGTGATTTTCGCTGTTCCAGGCTGCGGCAAGGACACCATCAAGGCGTTCAGTGCCTTCCTGGCGGCTCATGGTGGCGATGTGGACAATGTGGTCGAGGTTGTCTGTGACATGTCACCTGCTTTCCTTAGTGGCGTCACCGAGTCTCTTCCCAAGGCGGAGGTAACGGTCGACTGGTTCCATATCGTGCAGACCTTCACCAAGCGACTGGACGAGGTGCGCAAGAAAGAACGCCGCGAGCAGAAACACCCCAAGTCGCTGCGCTGGGCACTGTTGAAGAGCCTGGAAAATGAGAACCACACACCTAAACAGATATCGGCACTTCAGGAGCTGGTTGCCGATCAGAGCGCCACGGCCGATGCTTGGGTGATCAAGGAAAAGTTAAGCTGGATCCAGAAAGCGTCAACGCCCAGGGCAGCGCGTTGGCGGATCACGAACTACCTAAAAATCATGAAAGCAGCAGTTTCTGAGAAGCCTCTACTGAAGCCGATGGGGAAAGCGCTGGAGACACTTGAGCGACACGCTAAAGCGGTAGTCAGGCGCTGGCACTCGGGGCTGACAAACGCGCGACTAGAAGGAATGAACGGCCTGTTTCAGGCGGCTCGTTCACGTGCACGGGGCTACCGAAATGAAGCTAATTTCATTGCTATGATTTACCTGATTGGTAGCCCGGTGGGCCGCCTGCTTGATCAGGCCAAATCCACATGA
- a CDS encoding alpha/beta hydrolase-fold protein, whose product MLKTTGHRHSAGARLLLGAVLVYALPAIAQEEDAPPGTLPSLGAAETGASVVGVSSGGYMALQLAVAWPERFAGVGVLAAGPWSCSQGSLSLALNQCMMTRRGAPSIEALNTRWANYREQDQVGSESARSALRAYVWHGENDAVVEPVLGDLLAEQLQQWLASDDQLKVARSAQTGHGWPVSLAGNTQLSQPLGNCQSGGGSHLLACDEDIAADMLDWLHPDSAPAATSSAEGELIRFDQSDFDAKGLADNGYVYQPEGCDDGSCEVTIALHGCQMNAEQIGETFVQGTGLNEWADQHRRIVLYPQAESTLANPQGCWDWWGFAESSWQLNPLHDTRQGTQVSALMAMLTRLQSSSGADDNE is encoded by the coding sequence ATGTTGAAGACCACCGGTCATCGTCACTCCGCAGGAGCACGGCTGCTGTTGGGCGCTGTACTCGTATACGCCTTGCCTGCCATTGCTCAAGAAGAGGATGCTCCGCCGGGCACATTGCCGTCGCTGGGTGCTGCTGAAACGGGTGCTAGCGTGGTTGGCGTGTCGTCTGGTGGTTATATGGCACTGCAGCTGGCGGTGGCCTGGCCCGAGCGGTTTGCCGGGGTGGGCGTATTGGCCGCGGGGCCCTGGAGCTGTTCCCAGGGTTCGCTCAGCCTGGCGCTTAACCAGTGCATGATGACGCGCCGAGGGGCGCCATCAATTGAGGCGCTGAACACCCGTTGGGCCAATTACCGCGAGCAGGATCAGGTCGGTAGCGAAAGCGCCCGCAGTGCTCTACGGGCTTATGTCTGGCATGGTGAAAATGATGCGGTAGTGGAACCGGTATTAGGTGATCTGCTGGCCGAGCAGCTGCAACAGTGGCTGGCCAGCGATGATCAGCTGAAGGTGGCGCGCAGCGCCCAGACCGGGCACGGCTGGCCGGTATCCTTGGCGGGCAACACGCAGCTCTCTCAGCCGCTGGGTAATTGTCAGTCAGGTGGTGGCAGCCATTTGCTGGCCTGTGATGAAGATATTGCCGCCGATATGCTCGACTGGCTGCATCCCGACTCAGCGCCCGCTGCAACGTCTTCTGCTGAGGGTGAGTTGATCCGCTTTGACCAGAGCGATTTCGATGCCAAAGGGCTGGCAGATAACGGCTATGTCTACCAGCCGGAAGGCTGTGACGATGGGAGCTGTGAAGTCACCATTGCCCTGCATGGCTGCCAGATGAATGCCGAGCAGATCGGCGAAACCTTTGTGCAGGGAACCGGCCTGAATGAATGGGCTGACCAGCACCGCCGGATTGTTCTCTACCCACAGGCCGAAAGCACCCTGGCGAATCCGCAGGGCTGCTGGGACTGGTGGGGCTTTGCGGAAAGCAGTTGGCAGCTTAACCCTCTGCATGATACCCGCCAGGGGACTCAGGTCAGCGCTTTGATGGCAATGCTGACCCGTCTGCAGTCATCCAGTGGTGCTGATGACAATGAATGA
- the dctP gene encoding TRAP transporter substrate-binding protein DctP yields the protein MKSNKSVTTKLLTTASVSALLLGLSSAASAENWRYAHEEYEGDVQDVFAYAFKEYIEENSEHSVQVYRFGELGESDDIMSQTQSGILQFVNQSPGFTGALIPEAQIFFIPYLMPTDMDTVLEFFDESKAINEMFPELYAEHGLELLQMYPEGEMVVTADEPITSPEDFDNKKIRTMTNPLLAETYSAFGATPTPLPWGEVYGGLQTGIIDGQENPIFWIESGGLYEVSPHLTFTSHGWFTTAMMANQDFYEGLSEEDQQLVQAASDAAYEHTIEHIQGLSEESLEKIQAASDEVTVTRLNDEQIEAFKQRAPQVEEEFIEMTGEQGEELLNQFKADLKAVQQDEASEEVETNQGN from the coding sequence ATGAAGTCGAATAAGTCTGTTACTACCAAGCTACTTACTACGGCAAGCGTAAGCGCTTTATTGCTGGGTCTTTCATCTGCTGCCTCTGCGGAAAACTGGCGTTACGCCCATGAAGAATATGAAGGCGACGTACAGGATGTATTTGCCTATGCGTTCAAAGAATATATTGAAGAAAATTCCGAGCATAGCGTTCAAGTCTATCGTTTTGGCGAGCTGGGCGAGTCTGATGACATCATGTCACAGACACAAAGTGGTATTCTGCAATTTGTTAATCAGTCGCCCGGTTTTACCGGTGCCTTGATCCCGGAAGCACAGATCTTTTTTATTCCTTATCTGATGCCTACGGATATGGACACGGTGCTTGAATTCTTTGACGAGAGTAAGGCAATCAATGAAATGTTCCCCGAGCTCTACGCCGAACATGGGCTAGAGCTGCTTCAGATGTATCCTGAAGGTGAAATGGTCGTCACGGCTGATGAGCCAATCACGTCGCCCGAAGACTTTGATAACAAGAAAATTCGCACCATGACCAACCCGTTGTTGGCCGAAACTTACAGTGCTTTTGGTGCTACGCCGACACCGTTGCCCTGGGGTGAAGTCTATGGTGGCCTGCAGACGGGCATTATCGATGGTCAGGAAAATCCGATTTTCTGGATTGAATCCGGTGGTCTGTATGAAGTGTCTCCTCACCTGACGTTTACCAGCCATGGTTGGTTCACAACTGCCATGATGGCCAATCAGGATTTTTACGAAGGCTTGTCCGAAGAAGATCAGCAACTGGTGCAAGCGGCTTCTGATGCGGCCTATGAGCACACCATTGAGCACATTCAAGGTCTTTCCGAAGAGTCGCTTGAAAAAATCCAGGCAGCTTCAGATGAAGTTACTGTCACCCGCCTGAATGACGAACAGATTGAAGCTTTCAAGCAGCGCGCCCCCCAGGTTGAAGAAGAATTCATTGAAATGACCGGCGAGCAAGGTGAGGAGCTGCTGAATCAGTTCAAGGCTGATCTCAAGGCGGTTCAGCAAGATGAGGCTTCTGAGGAAGTCGAGACAAACCAGGGAAATTGA
- a CDS encoding TIGR02444 family protein codes for MDNSTRLTALQQDSLWAFALRFYALPDVEAAFLCLQDEEGVDVCEVLFHSWLFIYGFEANPQALAIERRERSRWQTDITAVLRQLRQALKHDAVRAGADSSVAELRNTIKKAELLAERENLQRWQEWGQCHEQAMKSLSSESRSTQELAEWLKLHAFSSHLDNISNSSINSSSVADNAWSIIASRLDPLIRAR; via the coding sequence ATGGACAATTCTACCCGATTGACAGCGCTTCAGCAGGATTCCCTGTGGGCCTTTGCTCTGCGTTTTTATGCCTTGCCGGATGTCGAGGCCGCTTTTCTGTGCCTGCAGGATGAAGAGGGTGTGGATGTGTGTGAAGTATTATTTCATAGCTGGCTATTTATTTATGGCTTTGAAGCGAATCCTCAAGCGCTAGCCATTGAGCGGCGTGAAAGAAGCCGCTGGCAAACGGATATCACCGCCGTGTTGCGTCAGCTTCGTCAAGCGTTAAAGCATGATGCCGTAAGGGCTGGAGCGGATTCCAGCGTGGCGGAACTGCGCAACACCATTAAAAAGGCAGAGTTGTTGGCCGAGCGTGAAAACCTTCAACGCTGGCAGGAGTGGGGGCAATGCCATGAACAGGCAATGAAGAGCCTGTCTAGCGAATCACGATCAACGCAAGAGCTTGCAGAATGGTTGAAATTGCATGCTTTTTCGTCACATTTAGATAATATTAGTAATTCATCAATTAATTCTTCATCTGTTGCCGATAATGCCTGGTCAATCATCGCGTCGCGGCTTGACCCCTTGATAAGGGCGCGCTAG
- a CDS encoding universal stress protein translates to MFNRILIPVDGSKGALKALEKAVGLHRLTGAELYFLCVFKHHSLLEASLSMVRPNKLDIPDDALKEYATEIAVHAKSHAIELGVDSSLVRAFVKGGRPSRTIVRFARKRECDLIVIGAQGTNGEKNLLLGSVSQRVAGAAHCPTLVV, encoded by the coding sequence ATGTTCAACCGTATACTCATCCCGGTAGACGGCTCAAAAGGTGCCTTAAAGGCCTTGGAAAAAGCGGTGGGTCTACACAGGCTGACCGGTGCCGAACTGTATTTTCTGTGTGTTTTCAAGCATCACAGCCTGTTGGAAGCGTCACTTTCCATGGTACGCCCCAACAAGCTGGATATTCCGGATGATGCCTTGAAGGAATACGCCACAGAAATTGCCGTGCATGCCAAATCCCATGCCATAGAGCTGGGTGTGGATAGCAGTCTGGTGCGTGCTTTTGTCAAGGGCGGTCGCCCTTCGCGGACGATTGTACGCTTTGCCCGCAAACGGGAGTGTGATCTGATCGTGATTGGCGCCCAAGGCACCAATGGTGAGAAGAATCTGCTGTTGGGGAGCGTTTCCCAGCGGGTTGCCGGTGCGGCACATTGCCCGACCCTGGTCGTCTAG
- a CDS encoding TRAP transporter large permease, whose translation MTTIMITTMIALLLLGFPMMIPLAAASIIGFYMMFGGLGQMETLIQQLMAGIRPASLIAVPMFILAADIMTRGQSANRLINMVMAFIGHIKGGLAVSTAVSCTLFGAVSGSTQATVVAVGSPLRPRMLKAGYSDSFTLALIINSSDIAFLIPPSIGMIIYGIVSGTSIGELFIAGIGPGLMILAMFTVYAVVYASVRGVPTEPKTSWGERFSAVRLALWPLGFPVIIIGGIYGGIFSPTEAAAACVLYAVLLEFVVFRSLKMNDIYAIAKSTGLITAVVFILVAVGNGFSWIISFAQIPQAILEAVGINEAGPTGVLIAICIAFFVACMFVDPIVVILVLTPVFTPAIAATGLDPVLVGILITLQVAIGSATPPFGCDIFTAIAIFKRPYLEVIKGTPPFIFMLILAAALLIMFPQIALFLRDIAFR comes from the coding sequence ATGACGACAATAATGATTACCACCATGATTGCCCTACTCTTGCTGGGCTTTCCCATGATGATTCCGCTGGCTGCTGCGTCAATCATCGGCTTTTACATGATGTTTGGTGGGCTGGGTCAGATGGAAACATTGATTCAGCAGTTGATGGCCGGAATTCGGCCCGCCTCGCTGATTGCCGTGCCGATGTTTATTCTGGCGGCGGATATCATGACCCGAGGACAGTCAGCTAATCGGCTGATCAACATGGTGATGGCCTTTATCGGTCATATCAAAGGGGGGCTGGCGGTAAGCACGGCAGTGTCCTGTACCTTGTTCGGTGCTGTTTCTGGCTCTACCCAGGCCACTGTGGTTGCGGTAGGTTCTCCATTGCGTCCTCGGATGCTCAAAGCTGGCTATTCAGATTCTTTTACTCTGGCACTAATCATTAACTCCAGTGATATCGCCTTTTTGATTCCGCCAAGTATCGGCATGATTATTTATGGGATTGTGTCTGGTACTTCTATCGGTGAATTGTTTATTGCCGGCATTGGCCCTGGCCTAATGATTTTGGCCATGTTTACGGTTTACGCTGTTGTCTATGCCAGTGTCCGCGGTGTGCCCACTGAACCCAAGACCAGTTGGGGAGAGCGTTTCTCGGCGGTACGTCTGGCCTTATGGCCTCTGGGTTTCCCGGTGATCATCATCGGTGGTATCTATGGCGGTATCTTCAGCCCAACTGAGGCGGCCGCAGCCTGTGTGCTCTATGCGGTATTGCTGGAGTTTGTGGTGTTCCGTTCGTTGAAGATGAACGACATCTATGCGATTGCCAAATCAACCGGTTTGATTACGGCAGTGGTGTTTATTCTGGTGGCGGTCGGCAACGGCTTCTCCTGGATTATTTCGTTTGCCCAGATCCCTCAAGCCATTCTTGAGGCTGTGGGTATCAATGAAGCAGGGCCTACCGGCGTATTAATTGCTATCTGTATTGCCTTCTTTGTGGCCTGCATGTTTGTTGACCCTATCGTGGTGATTTTGGTACTGACACCTGTATTTACGCCAGCCATCGCGGCTACTGGCCTTGATCCGGTACTGGTGGGGATTCTGATCACGCTGCAGGTGGCGATAGGCTCGGCGACACCGCCCTTCGGGTGTGACATCTTTACTGCGATTGCGATTTTCAAACGGCCATACCTTGAAGTCATAAAGGGCACACCTCCGTTTATTTTCATGCTGATCCTGGCAGCGGCGCTGCTGATCATGTTCCCGCAGATTGCGCTGTTCCTGCGTGATATTGCCTTCCGCTAG
- a CDS encoding FKBP-type peptidyl-prolyl cis-trans isomerase: MKTFFSTALLSTLLVAPFAAAAPETDEERLAYSLGVTLGESMQADIAELDVDSLTDGIRDVFEGNELALSEEEMAQALASFQEQAMAEREAQAGAMAAENLEEGEAFLAENAEREEVTVTDSGLQYEVLESGDGASPGAEDTVEVHYEGMLLDGTVFDSSFERGEPVSFAANQVIEGWQEALQLMSVGDTWMLYIPADLAYGERGQGPIGPNAVLTFRVELLDVE, translated from the coding sequence ATGAAAACGTTTTTTTCGACTGCCCTGCTGAGCACCTTGCTGGTGGCACCTTTTGCCGCTGCCGCACCGGAAACCGATGAAGAGCGCCTGGCCTATAGCCTGGGTGTTACTTTGGGTGAAAGCATGCAGGCCGATATTGCCGAATTGGATGTGGATAGCCTGACAGACGGCATTCGTGATGTGTTTGAAGGCAATGAGCTGGCGTTAAGCGAAGAGGAAATGGCTCAGGCGCTGGCCAGTTTCCAGGAACAGGCAATGGCCGAACGCGAAGCGCAGGCTGGCGCCATGGCAGCAGAAAACCTGGAGGAAGGTGAAGCCTTTCTGGCCGAGAATGCCGAACGCGAGGAAGTGACGGTGACGGATTCCGGCCTGCAGTATGAAGTGCTTGAATCAGGCGATGGCGCTTCACCGGGTGCAGAGGACACGGTTGAGGTGCATTACGAAGGCATGCTGCTGGATGGCACTGTGTTTGACAGCTCCTTCGAGCGTGGCGAGCCGGTCAGTTTTGCTGCCAATCAGGTGATTGAAGGCTGGCAGGAAGCGCTGCAGCTGATGAGTGTGGGCGATACCTGGATGCTCTACATTCCTGCTGATCTTGCCTATGGTGAGCGTGGTCAGGGCCCGATTGGCCCGAATGCCGTTCTGACTTTCCGTGTCGAACTTCTTGATGTCGAGTAA